In Nocardia asteroides, a single genomic region encodes these proteins:
- the recC gene encoding exodeoxyribonuclease V subunit gamma has product MPLHIHRAERADTLADALARQLATPPADPFTAEVVAVPAKGIERWLTQRLSGVLGTSGPGAADGIAAAIRFPSPAALVAECLAAASGVAAADDPWERDRVVWALLRVLDGVLGAPWAAVLTRHLGAEHRAGRRYATAVGLAALFESYAAQRPELILAWAAGADTDGAGRPLPADLGWQPALWRELRAATGVPGPAERLAEVCARLRADPASTALPHRLSLFGPTRLPADQRAVLAALAAHRELHLWLTHPSPALWDRIATRPPALLRSADTSVRAVRNPLLAGLGRDVRELQQRLAGCDAEIIDEYHPPAPPGTGRSGPGAPSAGAPHTLLAAVQAAVREDTWPPAPDPSLADDGTVRIHLCHGRDRQVEVLRDALFGLFAADPTLEPRDVLVMCPDVETFAPLVRAAFGSRGSADAADEHAHPGHRLRVRLADRGRAVTNPLLTVVATLLELADGRVTVTQVLDLAAAETVRRRCGFDDDELERLRGWAADSGARWGIGLRQRQAFGLADFAQNTLNSAVDRILLGVTAAETDGDWLDLALPLDDVDSNDVDLAGRFAEFVDRLAVCLRDLRGPRPAPEWSAVLIRALDLLCDVPEQLAWQRTEARTELAAATEHAGEVVLRLADVATVLAGRLGTAPTRANFRTGELTVCTLVPMRSVPHRVVVLLGLDDEVFPRAGGVDGDDVLARDPQVGEREPRGEDRQLLLDAVLAAQERLLVCYTGADPVTGAHRPPAVPVAELLDALRAHTGAGADRVVVRHPLQSFDRRNFAPEHPFGFDPVALAGAEAAARPPRPRPAFLADPLPPPEPGDVELAELIAFVEHPVRAFLGQRLGLRVPDHEEEIDDRLPVELDGLAKWDLGERLLAARLTGADPETLRAAEWRRGGLPPFAFGAAVLDEVERTVETLVRTAQPHYEIPARAVDIALDLGNGRRLTGTVPEVHGDRLVRTTFSRVAAKHRIAAWVPLLALSCTEDRSWQALTIGRGRFRTPAWRSELTAPEPPAALGVLRTLVAMRDAGLSEPLPIAPTATAAYAQSRMLGNRREDAEYAALQEFDGDYGDNRDRHLRYVWGERVTLASLLAAPAPQGGGAGEPTRFGALARRLWEPLLRAEQQGRP; this is encoded by the coding sequence ATGCCGCTGCACATCCATCGTGCCGAGCGCGCCGACACCCTGGCCGACGCGCTGGCGCGGCAGCTGGCGACCCCGCCCGCCGACCCGTTCACCGCCGAGGTGGTGGCGGTGCCCGCCAAGGGGATCGAGCGCTGGCTGACCCAGCGGCTCTCCGGCGTGCTCGGCACCTCGGGGCCGGGCGCCGCGGACGGGATCGCCGCCGCGATCCGCTTCCCCTCGCCCGCGGCGCTGGTCGCGGAGTGCCTGGCGGCGGCGAGCGGTGTCGCGGCCGCGGACGATCCGTGGGAGCGGGACCGGGTGGTCTGGGCGCTGCTCCGGGTGCTGGACGGGGTGCTCGGTGCGCCCTGGGCAGCCGTGCTGACCAGGCATCTCGGCGCGGAGCACCGGGCGGGGCGGCGCTACGCCACCGCGGTCGGGCTGGCGGCGCTCTTCGAGAGCTACGCGGCGCAGCGGCCGGAGCTGATCCTCGCCTGGGCGGCGGGCGCGGACACCGACGGCGCCGGGCGCCCGCTCCCCGCCGACCTGGGCTGGCAGCCCGCGCTGTGGCGGGAGCTGCGCGCGGCCACGGGGGTGCCAGGCCCGGCCGAGCGGCTGGCCGAGGTCTGCGCCCGGCTGCGCGCCGATCCGGCGAGCACCGCACTGCCGCATCGCCTCTCGCTCTTCGGCCCGACCCGGCTCCCCGCCGACCAGCGCGCGGTCCTGGCCGCCCTCGCCGCCCACCGCGAGCTGCACCTGTGGCTCACCCACCCGAGCCCCGCGCTCTGGGACCGCATCGCCACCCGCCCGCCCGCCCTGCTCCGCAGCGCCGACACCAGCGTCCGCGCGGTCCGCAACCCCCTGCTCGCCGGCCTCGGCCGCGACGTCCGCGAACTCCAGCAGCGGCTGGCCGGTTGCGACGCGGAGATCATCGACGAGTACCACCCGCCCGCCCCGCCGGGCACCGGCCGGTCCGGGCCCGGAGCGCCCTCGGCCGGAGCACCGCACACCCTGCTGGCCGCCGTTCAGGCCGCCGTCCGCGAGGACACCTGGCCCCCGGCCCCCGACCCGTCCCTCGCGGACGACGGCACCGTCCGCATCCACCTCTGCCACGGCCGGGACCGCCAGGTCGAGGTGCTCCGCGACGCCCTCTTCGGCCTCTTCGCCGCCGACCCAACCCTGGAGCCGCGCGACGTCCTGGTCATGTGCCCGGACGTCGAGACCTTCGCCCCGCTGGTGCGCGCCGCCTTCGGCTCGCGGGGCAGCGCCGACGCCGCGGACGAGCACGCGCACCCCGGGCACCGGCTCCGGGTCCGGCTGGCCGACCGCGGCCGCGCCGTCACCAACCCGCTGCTCACCGTGGTGGCGACGCTGCTGGAGCTGGCCGACGGCCGGGTCACGGTGACCCAGGTGCTCGATCTGGCCGCGGCCGAGACCGTCCGCCGCCGCTGCGGTTTCGACGACGACGAACTGGAGCGGCTGCGCGGCTGGGCCGCCGATTCCGGCGCCCGCTGGGGCATCGGCCTGCGCCAGCGCCAGGCCTTCGGCCTCGCCGATTTCGCGCAGAACACGCTGAACAGCGCGGTCGACCGGATCCTGCTCGGCGTCACCGCGGCCGAGACCGACGGCGACTGGCTCGACCTCGCGCTCCCGCTGGACGACGTGGACAGCAACGACGTCGACCTGGCCGGGCGCTTCGCCGAGTTCGTCGACCGGCTCGCGGTCTGCCTGCGCGACCTGCGCGGCCCGCGCCCGGCCCCGGAGTGGAGCGCGGTGCTGATCCGCGCGCTCGACCTGCTCTGCGACGTCCCCGAGCAGCTGGCCTGGCAGCGCACCGAGGCGCGGACCGAGCTCGCCGCCGCCACCGAGCACGCGGGCGAGGTGGTGCTGCGCCTCGCCGACGTCGCCACCGTGCTCGCCGGCCGGCTCGGCACCGCGCCGACCAGGGCCAACTTCCGCACCGGCGAGCTCACCGTCTGCACCCTGGTGCCGATGCGCTCGGTGCCGCACCGGGTGGTGGTGCTGCTCGGCCTCGACGACGAGGTCTTCCCGCGCGCGGGCGGCGTCGACGGCGACGACGTGCTGGCCCGCGACCCGCAGGTCGGCGAGCGCGAGCCGCGCGGCGAGGACCGCCAGCTGCTGCTGGACGCGGTGCTCGCCGCGCAGGAGCGGCTACTGGTCTGCTACACCGGCGCCGACCCGGTGACCGGCGCGCACCGCCCGCCCGCGGTGCCGGTGGCCGAGCTGCTCGACGCCCTGCGCGCGCACACCGGCGCAGGCGCGGACCGGGTCGTCGTCCGGCACCCGCTGCAGAGCTTCGACCGGAGGAACTTCGCGCCGGAGCATCCCTTCGGCTTCGACCCCGTCGCGCTGGCCGGCGCCGAGGCCGCCGCGCGACCCCCGCGCCCGCGCCCCGCCTTCCTGGCCGACCCGCTGCCCCCGCCGGAGCCGGGCGACGTCGAGCTGGCCGAGCTGATCGCCTTCGTCGAGCACCCGGTGCGCGCCTTCCTCGGCCAGCGGCTCGGGCTGCGCGTGCCCGACCACGAGGAGGAGATCGACGACCGGCTCCCGGTTGAGCTGGACGGCCTGGCCAAGTGGGATCTGGGCGAGCGGCTGCTCGCCGCCCGGCTCACCGGCGCCGACCCGGAGACCCTCCGGGCCGCGGAGTGGCGCCGCGGCGGCCTGCCGCCCTTCGCCTTCGGCGCCGCCGTGCTGGACGAGGTGGAGCGCACCGTCGAGACCCTGGTGCGCACCGCGCAGCCGCACTACGAGATCCCCGCCCGCGCGGTGGACATCGCGCTCGACCTCGGCAACGGCCGCAGGCTCACCGGCACCGTGCCCGAGGTGCACGGCGACCGGCTGGTGCGCACCACCTTCTCCCGGGTCGCGGCCAAGCACCGGATCGCGGCCTGGGTGCCGCTGCTCGCGCTGAGCTGCACCGAGGACCGCTCCTGGCAGGCGCTCACCATCGGGCGCGGGCGGTTCCGCACCCCCGCCTGGCGCAGCGAGCTGACCGCCCCTGAGCCGCCGGCCGCGCTCGGCGTCCTGCGCACCCTTGTCGCCATGCGCGATGCCGGGCTCAGCGAGCCGCTCCCGATCGCGCCGACCGCCACCGCCGCCTACGCGCAGAGCCGGATGCTCGGAAACCGCAGGGAGGACGCCGAATACGCCGCCCTGCAGGAGTTCGACGGCGACTACGGCGACAACCGGGATCGGCACCTGCGCTACGTCTGGGGCGAGCGGGTTACGCTGGCGTCGCTGCTCGCCGCGCCCGCCCCGCAGGGCGGCGGCGCGGGCGAGCCGACCCGGTTCGGCGCCCTGGCCAGGCGGCTCTGGGAGCCGCTGCTCCGCGCCGAGCAGCAGGGCAGGCCGTGA
- a CDS encoding tat pathway signal sequence codes for MAASVCALAAAAIVVSSGTVSLSAAQAAPGIPMLEQANLAGFDADLSSRIAKADAYLAGRPGSTGYVVRDRVTGGVYANEHAENSVWTASTIKLAIAADLLNRARVGAIQLSPEDRGLLESMLATSNDHATDVLWTKYAGIDRMAFNNAFRANGMNTLVPQPTETALFPDWSFQKCTAADLDRLLDNIFTQMHPDDRGYLFDRMRSVDSNQHWGVWGAGDRMRPGLKNGWSAEQGGWVVNSVGFAGPGERYTLAIMTAMGDEGGYTEGAATDTEVAKILFSGR; via the coding sequence GTGGCCGCATCCGTCTGTGCCCTCGCCGCGGCGGCGATCGTCGTCTCCAGCGGTACCGTTTCCCTGTCCGCCGCGCAGGCCGCGCCCGGCATCCCGATGCTGGAACAGGCGAATCTCGCCGGTTTCGACGCCGACCTGAGCAGCCGGATCGCCAAGGCCGACGCCTACCTGGCCGGCCGCCCCGGCAGCACCGGCTACGTGGTGCGCGACCGCGTGACCGGCGGCGTCTACGCCAACGAGCACGCCGAGAACTCGGTGTGGACCGCCTCCACCATCAAACTGGCCATCGCGGCCGACCTGCTGAACCGCGCCAGGGTCGGCGCCATCCAGCTGTCGCCGGAGGATCGCGGGCTGCTGGAGTCCATGCTCGCCACCTCCAACGACCACGCCACCGACGTGCTGTGGACCAAGTACGCCGGCATCGACCGGATGGCGTTCAACAACGCGTTCCGGGCGAACGGCATGAACACCCTGGTGCCGCAGCCCACCGAGACCGCGCTCTTCCCGGACTGGTCGTTCCAGAAGTGCACCGCCGCCGACCTGGACCGGCTGCTGGACAACATCTTCACCCAGATGCACCCGGACGACCGGGGCTACCTGTTCGACCGGATGCGCTCCGTCGACTCCAACCAGCACTGGGGCGTCTGGGGCGCGGGCGACCGGATGCGCCCCGGCCTGAAGAACGGCTGGTCCGCCGAGCAGGGCGGCTGGGTGGTCAACTCGGTCGGCTTCGCGGGCCCCGGCGAGCGCTACACCCTCGCGATCATGACCGCGATGGGCGACGAGGGCGGCTACACCGAGGGCGCCGCCACCGACACCGAGGTCGCGAAGATCCTCTTCTCCGGTCGCTGA